The following nucleotide sequence is from Podospora bellae-mahoneyi strain CBS 112042 chromosome 1 map unlocalized CBS112042p_1, whole genome shotgun sequence.
CGACCCGCAGTCAGTGCATTTGATCTCGGCAGGCCGCCAGTGAATTTTCCAGCATTGGCACACCCAAACCGCCTCTTTGGTCTTGCAAAGCTCAATCAGATCGCCAGGGCGATAGTATTGCTTCCTGATACCGCAGTCAATGCAGAATCGGCGGATTCCCCAAGTCTCTTTGATTCGCGGAGAGTCCGTCGATGGCATGCTGCCACCTGCCGCGGTGGAAGACGATATTGGACTTCCAGTGCTTTCTGCTCTGCTCGCCCGGCGACTATTgtttgccgccgccgtgaCGCTGCTTCTCGTAAGGCTCGGGTCGTAATGCGGGTTACCTGTCGAAGAGTAGGCCGACACGGAAGATTTCGGCGGCGTCGAGCGAGCCGAGACGGCACCGGGCCCCGGCGTACTAGCGGAAGAGCCTGTCTCGTTGTTTCCGTCGTCCTCTGGGTGGTTGTTCCATTTGAATTGCTCAAAACACTCCGGACCCTTGATTTGGAAGCAGTGGTAGCACCCGAATGATCCAGGGTGCTTGGCATCGTACTCCCTGCCGCTTCCACTCGCattggaagaggaagcccGGCCTGGGAAGTAACGGCGATAGTATTGTTCCGCATAACGAACTCCAGCAATCTTGTCTTCGACTGGGAGGTTGGCAGGGTCGAATTTCTCCTTGAACCAGCGGGACACTTTGGACACCTGGAAGCATTCTAGATAGGTGAATGACCTGTGGATCTGGCTGATGATATGGGGAGGCAAGCTCTGCAGTCCCTTGAGAAATGGGGATGGGCCTCGTACTTCTGGCCGGTATTGGAGCAATGGGGACGTTTGATACGACTGAAGAGCCGACGATGGAGAGTGGTAAGACGAGGTGGCGAAGTGGGTGAAGTCCAGTCCAGGAAAGCTCTGCATCGATAGTGGCGAAGGATGGGAGGGTATCGAGCCGACTTGGTAACCGTAGTGTTGCGACTGCGAGTATTGTCTCTGAGAAAGTGACGAGTAGAGAGTCGCAGGAGGAGCCATGTGCGCCTGAAAATATTGGGATGGGCTCGGCAGCGACAATGTTGTGTGTGCTTGCGGGGTGTAAgactgaggttgaggagacTGCTGGTAGTGAGTGCCGGCTACCAGAGCGTTCCCGATTGCTGAATCTGTCATGCTATGCACTGGTGATATCGTCCGGGAACTGGTTCCATGCTGCATGCTTGGGGGGCTTGAGAGAgatgtcgacgacgacacagAAGATACAGATGCCGAGCGAGTCTCTGCCTGCT
It contains:
- a CDS encoding uncharacterized protein (EggNog:ENOG503PHS1) — protein: MKVSVAPFGGNGINPTSILHPEPQIPPFLCPPTWIQATTTDKVWCVVRVDKVPRLLPDASNRFDESLSPLRHNPLQVKVCPSPAYSISGSLTSPSLSAGPAVEVPGLSRFKQSLKRKPPLFSLHPQVLLPVPKSSPADHSVNAPAVVCINTTVPAGSRSRFIRGTRFPSHSWLSTLAHNPSTLTFLPRHLSTKTMLEVTGYPQQQYFGGPAHRVFPPSPPAVPLSSSTPELLREVAFNASNYYSSSNPATKQQAETRSASVSSVSSSTSLSSPPSMQHGTSSRTISPVHSMTDSAIGNALVAGTHYQQSPQPQSYTPQAHTTLSLPSPSQYFQAHMAPPATLYSSLSQRQYSQSQHYGYQVGSIPSHPSPLSMQSFPGLDFTHFATSSYHSPSSALQSYQTSPLLQYRPEVRGPSPFLKGLQSLPPHIISQIHRSFTYLECFQVSKVSRWFKEKFDPANLPVEDKIAGVRYAEQYYRRYFPGRASSSNASGSGREYDAKHPGSFGCYHCFQIKGPECFEQFKWNNHPEDDGNNETGSSASTPGPGAVSARSTPPKSSVSAYSSTGNPHYDPSLTRSSVTAAANNSRRASRAESTGSPISSSTAAGGSMPSTDSPRIKETWGIRRFCIDCGIRKQYYRPGDLIELCKTKEAVWVCQCWKIHWRPAEIKCTDCGSFIPLSTPSRRRGLNSQTIHCFPLSIPPFAL